Below is a window of Sulfitobacter sp. SK012 DNA.
CGCAGCTTGTGGCAGCCCTGACCGGGTCCATTTTTCCTGCGGGCGTTGGGATTGCCGCGCGCGATCCGGCTGGCGTTCCTGGCGCGGTCGATCCGTCTGAAGCTCCGGCGTTAGAAGGGGCGGTGCCGCGCCGAAAGGCCGAGTTTTATGCAGGCCGCGCGGCGGCGCGGGCGGCGATGGTCCAGTTAGGTTTGCCACCTTTACCTGTGCCAAGCGATCTAGATCGTTCCCCAATTTGGCCGACCGGGTTGGTGGGCACCATTTCGCATAGTGTGACAGCTTGCGTGGCGGTCATCGGCGCGTCGACGCAGTGGTCATCGCTTGGAGTTGATCTTGAAGAAGATACGCCGCTGGCAGCTGATTTGATGGACGTGGTTTGCGGTCAGGCGGAGCTGACGTGGTTGGACGAGCAACCAGCGGCAGAGCGCGGTTTGATGGCAAAGCTGATCTTTTGCGCCAAAGAAGCGACTTATAAGACGCAATATCCGTTGACAGGTGCCGTGTTCGGGTTTGACCATCTAGAGGTTACGATCAACAGGGCCGAGACGGAATTTAGCGCGTGTTTCCTAGCTCCCGCAGGGGAATTTGTTGCCGGAGACGTGCTGGCTGGCCGGTTTGCGCATGCCGCTGGTATGCTTGTGACAGGTGTTGCACTGCAGCAGGGCGGCTAAAGCGGCGATCAAGGAAAGACGGATGTTGGGTTCACGATTTTCAAGACGATTGATGGTCAGCGGCGGCGTCTTGGCGGCGTTTGGGCTGGTTGCAGGTGTGTGGCAGAAGCGGCGGCGTGCCCGGGTGCGCGCGCTTTATCAAGTGTCGCTGACCAAACCTGAGGGACCGATGGCGGTCTACCACTTGGGCCATTCGTTGGTCGGGCGGGATATGCCTGCGATGCTGGCGCAGATGGCTGGGCATGAATTTGCGTCCCAGTTGGGGTGGGGCACGCCGCTACGGGATCATTTGGATCCCGACCTTCCGATAAACGGCTTTGCCGAGGAAAATGCCCATGATCAGTTCCGGCCCGCACATGAGGCCGTCCAAAGCGGTGAATACGCCGCGTTGATCCTGACCGAGATGGTCGAACTGCGCGATGCAATCCGGTACCATAAAAGCGCTGATACGTTGGCGGCTTGGGCCGGAATGGGGCGGCAAGCACAGGTCGATCTGCGGGTTTATCTTTATGAGACATGGCACCCGACGGATGATCCCAAAGGCTGGCTGACGCGGATAGACGTCGATCTGTCAGAGCTTTGGGAAGGTAAAGTGGCGCTGCCTGCTGCGGACAAGGCGGGCATTCCGGTATATGTGATCCCTGCAGGGCAGGTTCTGGCGCGGTTTGTCCGGGCCGTTGATGCCGCCGGGGGTGTGGGTAATGTGGCTGGGCGGGACGCGTTATTTGCCACAACCGAGGATGGCACACTGGACACTATTCATCTGAGCGATCTGGGCAATTATCTTGTGGCCTGTACGCATTACGCGGCGCTCTATCAGCGCAGCCCAGAAGGTTTGCCATTGGCGTTGAGCAAGGCAGATGGCACGCTGGCGGATGCCCCGGACGCCGACGCAGGCGCATTGATGCAAAAGACGGCGTGGGATGTGGTGCGCAGCTATCCATTGAGCGGGTTTTCAGCATGACGGACCTTGTAGGAACAGCGCTGTCAGTTTTGATGATCGGACATAGTTTGTTTGGGCAAACGGGCCCGGAAATATTGGCCACGTCTTTGCAGGCCCGCGCACCCGCCGCGCAGGTGCAGGCCCAGATTATCAATGGCGCGCCGTTGATCTACAATTGGGAACACAGTGCAGAAGCCGAGGGCGTCGATGCCCGCGCTGTGCTGCCCACCGGCCAGATCACAGACTTGGTCCTGACCGAGGCATTGCCGCTCGCCAATCATCTGGAATGGTCAGAGACGGGTGCTTATGCGCTGGCCTTTGCCGGTCTTGCCTTGGAGGCCAATCCACAGACGCGTATTTTTGTGCAAGAAACCTGGCACAGCCTCAACAGTGGCACAGGTCAAGCCGTCGCGCATGACGACGGCGCGGACCAGCCCTGGCGCGCAAGGTTGGAT
It encodes the following:
- a CDS encoding 4'-phosphopantetheinyl transferase family protein, which produces MIGTTARIDPQLVAALTGSIFPAGVGIAARDPAGVPGAVDPSEAPALEGAVPRRKAEFYAGRAAARAAMVQLGLPPLPVPSDLDRSPIWPTGLVGTISHSVTACVAVIGASTQWSSLGVDLEEDTPLAADLMDVVCGQAELTWLDEQPAAERGLMAKLIFCAKEATYKTQYPLTGAVFGFDHLEVTINRAETEFSACFLAPAGEFVAGDVLAGRFAHAAGMLVTGVALQQGG